The following proteins come from a genomic window of Nymphalis io chromosome 6, ilAglIoxx1.1, whole genome shotgun sequence:
- the LOC126769223 gene encoding leucine-rich repeat and fibronectin type-III domain-containing protein 5-like, protein MITVLPSNFLQHSIFLKEIDLSHNFVRHIPSNSMSEMTFPGVIVLNISSNSIKQLLETYPIQQFPHLEELVVTNTNLSIITSKDFENFNSLRKLVLTHNLITLISPSAFLNLHKLETLDLSKNKLENIPTERLQGLYSAKLINISRNTIRELQDFASDLQILEILDLSFNHISRITKDVFQNLANLRELYLSDNWLSKIVSDIFSKSKTIAYIDLSRNYFQKIPFEMLRSLEMQIETIAFDENPMACNCESQDLWIWMQDHKKITLQGNTKLRCEYPENLYGFRFLELPSQKLCDIPVVIRIAIQDIQTYSVLVSWHSRNQSGLNGYQVAYFREQMPTMKYRSIFDAQRKNSVSIYGKFRNELIW, encoded by the exons ATGATAACAGTTCTTCCATCGAACTTCTTAcaacattcaatatttttaaaagaaatagatCTATCACACAATTTTGTTAGGCATATTCCTAGTAATAGTATGTCAGAAATGACTTTTCCAGgtgtaattgtattaaatatatcttcAAATTCTATAAAACAACTGTTAGAAACATATCCGATTCAGCAATTTCCACATTTAGAGGAATTAGttgttacaaatacaaatttatctattataactAGTAAGGATTTTGAAAACTTTAATTCTTTAAGGAAACTAGTATtaacacataatttaattacattaatctcgcctagtgcgtttttgaatttacataaattgGAAACGTtggatttaagtaaaaataaattagaaaatattccTACAGAGAGACTTCAAGGTTTATACTCagctaaattaataaacatttctcGCAATACGATCAGGGAACTGCAGGACTTTGCATCAGATTTACAGATATTAGAGATTTTGGACCTATCTTTTAATCATATCTCGAGAATAACTAAAGATGTTTTTCAAAACCTTGCCAACCTCAGAGAACTTTACTTAAGCGACAACTGGCTATCAAAAATAGTATcagatatattttcaaaatcaaaaacaattgcATATATTGATTTAAGTCGAAACTACTTTCAAAAGATACCATTCGAGATGCTACGTTCTTTAGAAATGCAGATTGAAACGATCGCCTTTGATG AAAACCCTATGGCTTGCAACTGCGAATCGCAAGACCTTTGGATATGGATgcaagatcataaaaaaattactttacaagGAAATACAAAGCTACGATGTGAATATCCAGAGAATCTTTATGGTTTCAGATTTTTAGAACTCCCGTCTCAGAAACTTTGCGATATACCTGTCGTAATCCGTATAGCCATACAGGACATTCAGACGTATTCGGTTTTAGTTTCTTGGCACAGTCGTAATCAAAGTGGCTTAAATGGATATCAAGTAGCATACTTCAGGGAGCAAATGCCAACAATG AAATACCGCAGTATCTTCGACGCCCAACGCAAGAATAGCGTCTCCATCTATGGAAAATTCAGGAATGAACTTATATGGTGA